In one window of Senegalia massiliensis DNA:
- a CDS encoding uracil-DNA glycosylase, whose protein sequence is MQILKNHWKCLLEDEFKKDYYLNLRKFLINEYKTKVIYPDMYDIFNALHFTDYKDVKVVILGQDPYHGPNQAHGLSFSVKPEVGIPPSLVNIYKELNNDLNCYIPNNGYLKKWSMQGVMLLNTVLTVRAHNPNSHRNMGWEYFTDKIISLLDKRKDPIVFILWGKNAQSKQDLINNPIHHIIKAPHPSPLAAYRGFFGSRPFSKTNKFLKSIGKNPIDWQIENI, encoded by the coding sequence ATGCAGATTTTAAAAAATCATTGGAAATGTTTATTAGAAGATGAATTTAAAAAAGATTATTATTTAAACTTAAGAAAATTTTTAATAAATGAATATAAAACTAAAGTTATTTATCCAGATATGTATGATATATTTAACGCTTTGCATTTTACTGACTATAAAGATGTAAAAGTAGTCATTTTAGGACAAGACCCATATCATGGCCCAAATCAGGCTCATGGTTTAAGCTTTTCTGTAAAACCTGAAGTTGGAATTCCTCCTTCTTTAGTAAATATTTATAAAGAATTAAATAATGATTTAAATTGTTATATACCTAATAATGGATATTTAAAAAAATGGTCAATGCAAGGGGTAATGCTACTTAATACTGTATTAACAGTTAGAGCACACAACCCAAACTCTCATAGAAATATGGGATGGGAATATTTTACGGATAAAATAATTAGTTTACTAGATAAGAGAAAAGATCCTATTGTTTTTATATTATGGGGTAAAAATGCCCAATCTAAACAAGATTTAATAAATAATCCAATTCATCATATTATAAAAGCACCTCATCCAAGTCCATTAGCTGCTTATAGAGGTTTTTTTGGAAGTAGACCTTTTTCTAAAACTAATAAATTTTTAAAATCTATAGGAAAAAACCCTATAGATTGGCAAATTGAAAATATATAG
- a CDS encoding GNAT family N-acetyltransferase — MEVILDNKMKMKFVQVASEFIYDLEILGKLINEEEVNKYILSELDELLELNKRDIMKARFKHFNISKTKISDYEQKLIKIGKTDKFVLAGIRHMGGNANKPFIYIWPNFMIKQADIKDIVKNVYPYFKVFKPLHINFWINPILLSKYELDEKFFTVQQSFIGNVIKLNSKNSTTAKSKFKLEQVKSSEYYKWYENEYNNFHIMNPDMKERIPINDIELMEKCRKENLLYYGVVNNKKVGIIAAEKNDVFGLKGIYINEIMIAKDYRGNKYSELLLSHFINILPKFVEVLWCNIDCENIPSTKTAIYSGQEVFSVECFYQL, encoded by the coding sequence GTGGAAGTTATTTTAGATAATAAAATGAAAATGAAATTTGTACAAGTTGCATCTGAATTCATCTATGATTTAGAAATTTTAGGTAAATTAATAAATGAGGAAGAAGTAAATAAGTACATTTTATCAGAGTTAGATGAATTATTAGAATTAAATAAAAGAGATATTATGAAGGCAAGATTTAAACATTTTAATATTTCCAAAACAAAGATTTCTGATTACGAACAAAAATTAATTAAGATTGGAAAAACAGATAAATTTGTTTTAGCAGGAATTCGACATATGGGGGGAAATGCTAATAAACCCTTTATTTATATATGGCCTAATTTTATGATAAAACAAGCTGATATTAAAGATATAGTTAAAAATGTATATCCATATTTCAAGGTTTTTAAACCACTACACATTAATTTTTGGATCAATCCTATTTTATTATCAAAATATGAATTAGATGAAAAGTTTTTTACTGTTCAACAATCTTTTATTGGTAATGTAATAAAATTAAATTCAAAAAATTCTACAACGGCTAAAAGTAAATTTAAACTTGAACAAGTTAAGAGTAGTGAATATTATAAATGGTATGAAAATGAGTACAACAATTTTCATATTATGAATCCTGATATGAAAGAAAGAATACCTATAAATGATATTGAATTAATGGAAAAATGTCGTAAAGAAAATCTATTATATTATGGTGTTGTGAATAATAAAAAAGTTGGGATAATTGCAGCGGAAAAAAATGATGTTTTTGGGTTAAAAGGTATATATATTAATGAAATTATGATAGCTAAAGATTATAGAGGAAATAAATATTCTGAATTATTACTTAGCCATTTTATAAACATCTTACCTAAATTTGTAGAAGTATTATGGTGCAATATTGATTGTGAAAATATACCTTCTACAAAAACGGCAATATATTCAGGACAAGAAGTATTTAGTGTTGAATGTTTTTACCAATTGTAA
- a CDS encoding glycine betaine ABC transporter substrate-binding protein — protein MVFNYMIENFGEIIAKTIEHMQITLTAVLLAVLIGVPLGIIVSRSKKLGDGILTVANIFQTIPSLAMFGFIIPIPLIGGIGYRPAVIVLFLYALLPIIKNTFIGIKSVDESIKESAKGVGMTPIQILFMVSLPLSFPVIMGGIRVATVINIGTTTIAALIGAGGLGDFIFRGISMSDNSIILAGAIPTTALALGIDYLLGLIEKKASVSVFGHIITDKKTRKRIGALALAVVLIIVSVVGYQYFNEDETVIVGTKNYTEARIEGQILSILIEENTDYETEIKELGGTLPAFEALKSNEIDTYVEYTGTAFEAILKREDKVTDPDKVYNIVKEEYQNQYNITWLEPLGFNNTYTFAVEKDLAEANNLETFSDLASVAGELTLGATVEFLERSDGYPGVKEAYGFEFGETNGLDPGLRYNAIDSGEVDTIDAFSTDGKIIELNLKVLEDDKSFFPPYYAAPIMHNESLKKYPELKGVLEKLGDTISDEEMQNMNYLVDVEKEDIEKVARDFLEKEGLI, from the coding sequence ATGGTTTTTAATTATATGATTGAAAATTTTGGTGAGATTATAGCGAAAACTATTGAACATATGCAAATAACACTTACTGCAGTATTATTAGCAGTACTTATAGGGGTACCACTCGGAATAATAGTTTCAAGAAGTAAAAAGCTTGGAGATGGAATACTTACTGTAGCAAATATATTTCAAACTATACCAAGCTTGGCTATGTTTGGATTTATCATTCCAATTCCATTAATAGGTGGTATAGGTTATAGACCAGCAGTTATAGTATTATTTTTATATGCGCTTTTACCTATTATTAAAAATACGTTTATAGGTATAAAGAGTGTAGATGAATCTATAAAAGAATCAGCAAAAGGTGTAGGAATGACACCTATACAAATATTGTTTATGGTAAGCTTGCCACTATCATTTCCGGTTATAATGGGTGGTATAAGAGTTGCTACTGTAATAAACATTGGTACTACAACAATAGCAGCTCTTATTGGTGCAGGAGGCCTTGGAGATTTTATATTTAGAGGAATATCTATGAGTGATAATTCTATAATCCTTGCAGGAGCAATACCTACGACAGCATTAGCTCTTGGGATAGATTATTTACTTGGTTTGATAGAAAAGAAAGCTTCAGTTTCTGTCTTTGGACACATTATTACTGATAAAAAAACAAGAAAAAGAATAGGGGCTTTGGCTTTAGCAGTTGTATTAATTATAGTGAGTGTTGTAGGATATCAGTATTTCAATGAAGATGAAACTGTCATTGTAGGAACTAAAAATTATACAGAAGCTAGAATAGAAGGACAGATACTTTCAATATTAATCGAAGAAAACACAGATTATGAAACTGAAATAAAAGAGTTAGGTGGAACACTACCAGCATTTGAAGCACTTAAAAGTAATGAAATAGACACTTATGTAGAATATACGGGTACAGCATTTGAAGCTATACTTAAAAGAGAAGATAAAGTAACTGATCCAGATAAAGTATATAATATAGTAAAAGAAGAATATCAAAATCAATATAATATTACATGGTTAGAACCTTTAGGGTTTAATAACACTTATACATTTGCAGTAGAAAAAGATTTAGCTGAAGCAAATAATTTAGAAACTTTCAGTGATTTAGCAAGTGTAGCAGGGGAATTAACTTTAGGTGCTACTGTAGAGTTTTTGGAGAGAAGTGATGGTTATCCAGGAGTTAAGGAAGCTTATGGTTTTGAATTCGGAGAAACAAATGGTCTTGATCCAGGATTAAGATATAATGCTATAGATAGTGGGGAAGTAGATACTATTGATGCCTTTTCAACTGATGGGAAGATAATAGAGTTAAATTTAAAAGTTTTAGAAGATGATAAGTCATTTTTCCCACCATATTATGCAGCCCCTATAATGCATAATGAAAGCCTTAAAAAATACCCAGAGTTAAAAGGAGTATTAGAAAAGCTAGGTGATACTATATCAGATGAAGAAATGCAGAATATGAATTATCTTGTGGATGTTGAAAAAGAAGATATAGAAAAAGTAGCAAGAGATTTCCTAGAAAAAGAAGGTTTAATCTAA
- a CDS encoding potassium channel family protein has product MEKKSNLNFVIILLISLIGTGVIGYKILLELNFIDALYMTVITISTVGYAEVGEMDTEAKLFSIILIFISLGTVGYLFSSIVSSFLEGDLRKAWRRRKMEQYITKLNNHYIICGAGETGYNAIKQFKRSNEPFVVIDKDKNKINELIENDIFGICGDATAEDTLKKAKIKNAKGLISSLSTDAENVYTVLTARQMNKDLYIVSRAINKHADEKLKKAGANNTISPNEIGGTRMAALMLRPTVISFLDIMTRAGDVILDLEDVVISENSSLIDKALQEAKIPEKTGLIVLAIKKKDSEKLSFNPSSDEILKEGDTMIVLGREEQVNDLREIANDRGKRHLSI; this is encoded by the coding sequence ATGGAAAAAAAGAGTAATCTTAATTTTGTAATAATACTACTTATATCCTTGATTGGAACAGGAGTTATTGGATATAAAATATTACTTGAACTTAATTTTATAGATGCATTATATATGACTGTTATAACAATATCTACTGTTGGTTATGCAGAAGTTGGAGAAATGGATACAGAAGCAAAACTCTTTTCTATAATCTTAATATTTATAAGCTTAGGTACAGTAGGTTATTTATTTAGTAGTATAGTGTCTTCTTTTTTAGAGGGAGATTTAAGAAAGGCTTGGAGGAGGAGAAAAATGGAGCAGTACATAACAAAATTAAATAATCACTATATAATATGTGGCGCAGGAGAAACAGGTTATAATGCTATCAAACAGTTTAAAAGAAGTAATGAACCATTTGTGGTTATAGATAAAGATAAAAATAAAATTAATGAATTAATAGAAAATGATATATTTGGAATATGTGGAGATGCAACAGCAGAAGATACACTTAAAAAAGCTAAAATTAAAAATGCCAAGGGACTTATATCTTCTCTATCAACTGATGCAGAAAATGTTTATACAGTTTTAACTGCAAGACAAATGAATAAAGATTTATATATAGTATCTCGTGCTATAAATAAACATGCAGATGAAAAATTAAAAAAAGCTGGAGCAAATAACACTATTTCTCCAAATGAAATAGGTGGAACCAGAATGGCTGCATTAATGCTTAGACCTACAGTTATTTCTTTCTTAGATATAATGACAAGAGCCGGCGATGTAATACTTGATCTTGAAGATGTAGTTATATCAGAAAATTCCTCACTTATAGATAAGGCACTTCAAGAAGCTAAAATCCCCGAAAAAACTGGATTAATTGTACTTGCTATAAAAAAGAAAGATTCAGAAAAATTATCATTTAATCCAAGTTCAGATGAGATTTTAAAAGAAGGCGATACAATGATAGTATTAGGTAGAGAAGAGCAAGTAAATGACTTAAGAGAAATAGCAAATGATAGAGGAAAAAGACATTTAAGTATATAG
- a CDS encoding ABC transporter ATP-binding protein has protein sequence MIQFKNVKKIFDDATEAVIDDLSFQIKKGELVVLIGESGCGKTTTMKMINRLIEPSGGEILINGDNILDINAIELRRNIGYVIQMVGLFPHMTVSENIELVPLLKEWTQEEREERARELLDLVGLPADEYAKRYPSELSGGQQQRVGIARALAANPDILLMDEPFSALDPITREQLQDELIRLQSELSKTIVMVSHDMDEAIKMADRIAVMDKGNIVQFDTPEEILSNPKNEFIENFVGKDRLWRSPELISASDIMVKKYPKIYLRRRLAEAVERMREREVNFLIIVDKDENYQGYITAKDTRSNDKNMTMTELKRTDIKPVHEDMSMADVINIINEQNINFVPVINSQNKVKGAVTKSSALNVISDLLQVD, from the coding sequence ATGATTCAATTTAAGAACGTAAAAAAAATATTTGATGATGCAACTGAAGCTGTTATTGATGATTTAAGCTTTCAAATCAAAAAAGGAGAGTTAGTTGTACTTATTGGAGAGAGTGGCTGTGGAAAGACTACTACAATGAAGATGATAAATAGACTCATTGAGCCATCAGGAGGAGAAATATTAATAAATGGTGATAACATATTAGATATAAACGCTATAGAACTTAGAAGAAATATAGGATATGTTATTCAAATGGTTGGTCTTTTTCCACATATGACTGTAAGTGAAAACATTGAGCTTGTACCACTACTAAAGGAGTGGACTCAAGAAGAACGAGAAGAAAGGGCACGCGAATTATTAGATTTAGTAGGACTTCCAGCAGATGAATATGCTAAAAGGTATCCTTCAGAATTAAGTGGAGGTCAACAACAAAGGGTAGGTATAGCAAGGGCATTAGCTGCAAATCCTGATATTTTATTAATGGATGAACCTTTTTCTGCACTTGATCCTATAACCCGTGAACAATTACAAGATGAACTTATAAGATTGCAATCAGAGTTATCGAAAACAATTGTTATGGTTTCTCATGATATGGATGAAGCTATAAAAATGGCAGATAGAATAGCTGTTATGGATAAAGGAAATATTGTACAATTTGATACTCCAGAAGAAATATTATCTAATCCTAAAAATGAATTTATAGAAAACTTTGTTGGAAAAGATAGGTTATGGAGGAGTCCAGAACTGATTAGTGCTAGTGATATAATGGTTAAAAAATATCCCAAGATTTATCTTAGAAGAAGACTTGCTGAAGCAGTTGAAAGAATGAGAGAAAGAGAAGTTAACTTTCTTATAATTGTAGATAAAGATGAAAATTATCAAGGTTATATAACTGCTAAGGATACAAGAAGTAATGATAAAAATATGACTATGACTGAACTGAAAAGAACAGATATAAAACCAGTGCATGAAGATATGAGCATGGCAGATGTTATAAATATAATAAATGAACAAAATATTAACTTTGTTCCTGTTATAAACTCTCAAAATAAAGTAAAAGGAGCAGTAACGAAAAGTAGTGCATTAAATGTTATATCAGATTTATTACAAGTTGATTAA
- a CDS encoding MFS transporter — MISIFSQYKGLSKSAYVIFFARIITNMGGFIWPLLTLILSRKIGYSASTIAWLSIAIGGLFLPATIIGGKLADKYNRKNLIITFDIITVIFFMLAGLVEPGTLMLVFFVIAGLFANMEYPAFEALIADVTKPKEREKVYSLSYLGHNLGFMFGASIGGLLFENYLSLAFIIDGATTLLSTMLIIFFIKNVKIQNIEEEENEYENDADVNTSSLDILKKRKSILIQLIIFMFSSFIYDQWSFVLPLYMEDIFLDKGARYFGLISSFNGFVVIAFTPIVTHLLRKLNELPKIIIGITLYSLSYLIIVDTDIYFIFYIMMFAFTIGEIVNMLGSAPYISRRVPASHRGRINSYRNIGYFIGGTGGRVVMGYLIDNMSYRAAFIVLGIIGIIAAIVVGFNYKLDKSIFPKLYQSDNSKVKRDVQLEE; from the coding sequence ATGATAAGTATATTTTCTCAATATAAGGGGCTTTCTAAATCTGCATATGTTATATTCTTTGCTAGAATAATAACAAATATGGGAGGATTTATTTGGCCACTTTTAACTTTGATACTTAGTCGAAAGATTGGATATTCAGCATCTACAATAGCTTGGCTATCTATTGCTATTGGAGGATTATTTTTGCCTGCTACAATAATAGGAGGAAAACTTGCTGATAAATATAACAGAAAAAATTTAATAATTACATTTGATATAATAACTGTAATATTTTTTATGTTAGCAGGTCTTGTAGAACCTGGAACATTAATGCTTGTATTTTTTGTAATAGCAGGGTTATTTGCTAATATGGAATATCCAGCATTTGAAGCATTAATAGCAGATGTAACTAAACCAAAAGAGAGAGAAAAAGTTTATTCACTATCATATTTAGGGCATAATTTGGGATTTATGTTTGGAGCAAGTATTGGTGGATTGTTATTTGAAAATTATTTAAGTCTAGCATTTATAATTGATGGAGCAACAACTCTTTTATCTACTATGCTTATAATATTTTTTATTAAAAATGTAAAAATTCAAAATATTGAAGAAGAAGAAAATGAATATGAAAATGATGCTGACGTAAATACTTCATCACTTGATATTTTGAAAAAGAGAAAATCAATACTTATACAGTTAATAATATTTATGTTTTCATCATTTATATATGATCAATGGTCTTTTGTATTGCCTCTTTATATGGAAGATATATTTTTAGATAAAGGAGCAAGATACTTTGGTTTAATTTCTAGTTTTAATGGATTCGTAGTTATAGCGTTTACCCCTATAGTTACTCATTTACTAAGAAAATTGAATGAATTGCCTAAAATAATAATAGGAATAACTCTCTATTCACTTAGTTACTTGATCATAGTAGATACTGATATTTATTTTATCTTTTACATAATGATGTTTGCATTCACAATAGGAGAAATAGTAAATATGTTAGGATCAGCACCTTATATAAGTAGAAGAGTTCCAGCAAGTCATAGAGGTAGGATAAATAGTTATAGAAATATTGGATATTTTATAGGTGGAACTGGGGGAAGGGTAGTTATGGGATATTTAATTGATAATATGTCTTATAGAGCTGCATTTATTGTTCTTGGAATTATAGGAATAATAGCTGCAATAGTAGTAGGCTTTAATTATAAGTTAGATAAATCAATATTTCCAAAACTATATCAAAGTGACAATAGTAAAGTGAAAAGAGATGTTCAACTTGAAGAATAG
- the rluF gene encoding 23S rRNA pseudouridine(2604) synthase RluF yields the protein MEQNNSKKRINKFIRETGLCSRREADSMIEQGRVKINGKKAELGDKVDFNDYIEVDGKLMNAKPELIYIALNKPRGITCTTESHVKGNIVDFVNYPERIFPIGRLDKDSEGLIFLTNDGDIVNKILRAGNNHEKEYIVTVDKPITNKFIKDMSNGVPILDTVTKKCFVEKISKYKFKIILTQGLNRQIRRMCSYLEYNVVKLKRIRIMNVTLENLPIGKWRYLTNKEMNTINEMTKNSNKMDQ from the coding sequence ATGGAACAAAATAATTCAAAGAAAAGAATTAATAAATTTATAAGAGAGACAGGACTTTGTTCTAGAAGAGAAGCTGATTCAATGATAGAGCAAGGAAGAGTTAAAATAAATGGTAAAAAAGCAGAATTAGGGGATAAAGTTGATTTTAATGATTATATAGAAGTAGATGGTAAATTAATGAATGCCAAACCAGAACTTATATATATAGCATTAAATAAGCCTAGAGGTATAACATGTACAACAGAATCACATGTTAAAGGCAATATAGTAGATTTTGTAAATTATCCTGAAAGGATATTTCCTATAGGTAGACTTGATAAAGATTCTGAAGGGCTAATATTCTTAACAAATGACGGGGACATTGTAAATAAAATTCTTAGGGCAGGAAATAACCATGAAAAAGAATATATAGTAACAGTAGATAAACCTATAACAAATAAATTTATAAAAGATATGTCAAATGGAGTACCTATATTAGATACAGTAACAAAGAAATGTTTTGTTGAAAAAATTAGTAAATATAAATTTAAGATAATATTAACACAAGGACTTAATAGACAAATTAGACGAATGTGTTCATATTTAGAGTATAATGTAGTAAAACTTAAAAGAATAAGAATAATGAATGTAACTTTAGAAAATTTACCTATAGGTAAATGGAGGTATTTAACAAATAAAGAAATGAATACTATAAATGAAATGACTAAAAATTCAAATAAAATGGACCAATAA